The segment GCAATGCCCACACTATGGCAGCCCGTAGAACATGCCGTTGCAATGGCTAAGTTAGGGCCTTTAAAACCAAAGCGAATTGATACATGACCAGAGGTAATGTTAATAATTGCGCCAGGAATAAAGAAAGGAGAAATACGACGAGGACCAGAATCACGGTAAACATCATGACTCTTTTCAATAAAGCCAAGGCCACCAATACCAGAACCCATAGAAACACCACATCGTTCAGGGTTTTCAGGTTGCGTTAGTCCTGCATCTTCAATGGCTCGAACTGCCGCAGCATATCCATATTGCACAAAGTCATCCATCTTACGTGCATCTTTAATAGAGATGCCATAATTTAAAGGATCGAAACCACGTACAAGGCCACCGATACGAGCGCTGAATTCAGACACATCGAGAGTATCAATAAGACCAATACCGCTTTTCCCCGCCAAAATAGCGCGCCAAGCAGTTTCTACTTCATTGCCTACAGGCGATATAATTCCTAATCCGGTTACAACAACGCGTCGCATTCTAGTCATTCGTTCCTCTGATTGATGTAAAAGAAAAAAGCTGCCTATTACAACAGCTTCTCGTCTTTAAATTAATTTATGAGGATTTTTTAAGGTGCTCTTCAATATAACGAATCGCATCACGCAAGGTGGTGATTTTTTCTGCTTCTTCATCTGGAATTTCAATTTTGAATTCATCTTCCAGCGCCATTACCATTTCAACGGTATCTAATGAATCCGCGCCTAAATCATCCACGAATTTTGACTCTGGTTGAACTTTATCACGCTCAAGGCCTAATTGTTCAACAATGATATCTGTGACTCGCTCTTCAATACTAGTCATAACTTCTTGTTCCCCAGCCATAGTTAACTACGCTCCAAAAATAAGTTACAAAACAAACACTGCTCAAGAAAACTTCTTTGCACAATAATGAGGGCAAATCCTAGCAGAATTATACAAATCACGCTAGTTGCAATCGTCAATATAGTTAATTAACTATATCAATCCATTAGCATGCCACCATTCACGTGCAAGGTTTCTCCTGTAATGTAACGTGCCTGATCAGAGGCTAAAAAGCCTACACAATTTGCAACTTCTTCCACCTGCCCCCAGCGACCTAATGGAATTGCCTGCAAGAGTGCTTGCTGTTGTGCCTCTGTTAATTGATCTGTCATATCTGTTTGAATAAAACCAGGTGCAACCACATTGACGGTAATATCCCTAGATCCAACCTCTTTCGCCAATGATTTTGAAAAAGCAATGACGCCTGCTTTAGTCGCAGCATAATTTGCTTGACCCGGGTTGCCCATCACACCAACAACAGAACTAATGGAAATAATGCGCCCCCACTTTGCTTTAATCATGCCACGCAAACATGCTTTGGTCAGCTGATAAACCCCCGTTAAATTGGTTCTTAGGGTAGCATCCCATTCTTCATCTTTCATGCGCATTAATAAATTATCACGTGTAATGCCCGCATTGTTAATTAATATTTGGACAGGGCCAAGTTCAGTTGT is part of the Candidatus Berkiella cookevillensis genome and harbors:
- the acpP gene encoding acyl carrier protein, which gives rise to MTSIEERVTDIIVEQLGLERDKVQPESKFVDDLGADSLDTVEMVMALEDEFKIEIPDEEAEKITTLRDAIRYIEEHLKKSS
- the fabG gene encoding 3-oxoacyl-ACP reductase FabG, whose product is MWQLSSLEEKVAFVSGASRGIGQAIALILGKMGATVIGSATTPEGAAKISAYLEQNGLKGYGVALDVDNAEAIQETIKKITTELGPVQILINNAGITRDNLLMRMKDEEWDATLRTNLTGVYQLTKACLRGMIKAKWGRIISISSVVGVMGNPGQANYAATKAGVIAFSKSLAKEVGSRDITVNVVAPGFIQTDMTDQLTEAQQQALLQAIPLGRWGQVEEVANCVGFLASDQARYITGETLHVNGGMLMD